In Tepidanaerobacter syntrophicus, the following are encoded in one genomic region:
- a CDS encoding segregation and condensation protein A — MALNVKTEVFEGPFDVLFHLIEKNRIDIYDIPIADLTEQYLEFIKDMDRDKLDSASEFLVMAATLLSIKSKMILPLQTQNKGIDAISADEAAESADPREDLVNRLVEYKQFKEISAALKSAEKEQRLVMKKSPEDLSPIFKDNFSMPDISLNELKSKFLLVAQKNKRGEEKITRISKDPLPVSRKISEIYRILKRVKSRIYFDASFYKNAAKTEIVVTFLAILELVRMNRILAIQNRQFDKVVVRYREDKTNEYR, encoded by the coding sequence ATGGCTTTAAATGTTAAAACAGAAGTTTTTGAAGGGCCATTTGATGTTCTTTTTCATTTGATAGAAAAAAATAGAATAGATATTTACGATATACCTATAGCAGATTTAACTGAGCAATATTTAGAGTTTATAAAGGATATGGATAGGGACAAGCTTGATTCGGCCAGCGAATTTTTGGTAATGGCAGCAACGCTTCTCAGTATTAAATCAAAAATGATTCTACCATTACAGACTCAAAATAAAGGCATCGATGCGATAAGTGCCGATGAGGCGGCCGAATCAGCTGACCCAAGGGAAGATTTAGTCAACAGGCTAGTTGAATACAAACAGTTTAAGGAGATATCGGCTGCCTTAAAATCTGCAGAAAAAGAACAAAGGCTTGTAATGAAAAAATCTCCGGAAGATTTATCGCCTATCTTTAAGGATAATTTTTCAATGCCTGATATTAGTTTAAATGAATTAAAATCAAAATTCCTTTTAGTTGCTCAAAAAAACAAACGCGGCGAGGAAAAGATTACAAGAATATCAAAAGACCCACTGCCTGTTTCGCGCAAAATATCAGAAATCTACAGAATTCTAAAACGTGTAAAATCTAGAATATATTTTGATGCCTCATTTTACAAAAATGCAGCAAAGACTGAAATCGTAGTAACGTTCTTGGCTATTTTAGAGTTAGTAAGAATGAACCGTATTTTAGCTATTCAAAATAGGCAATTCGACAAAGTTGTTGTAAGATACAGGGAGGATAAAACTAATGAATATCGATGA
- the scpB gene encoding SMC-Scp complex subunit ScpB produces the protein MNIDEAMGIIEGILFASGDPVSMKDIVKATDLTEEDIMKCVNRLEQIYSKSSHGITISKVGENLRLTTKPEIFPYLEAVFAPKAKAQLSEAALETLAIIMFKQPITRAEIEAIRGVNTEKALVTLQERNLIFEKDRLNVPGRPILYATTDYCMEYFGLESIDDVKKAVENTLQKKRIKNLI, from the coding sequence ATGAATATCGATGAAGCCATGGGCATAATCGAAGGTATCTTATTTGCTTCAGGAGATCCTGTGAGCATGAAAGACATAGTCAAAGCGACAGATCTGACTGAAGAGGATATAATGAAATGCGTCAATCGCTTAGAGCAAATTTATAGCAAATCCTCTCATGGCATTACAATTTCTAAGGTTGGCGAAAACTTAAGACTTACAACAAAGCCAGAGATATTTCCATATTTAGAGGCTGTATTTGCGCCAAAAGCAAAGGCTCAGCTTTCTGAAGCAGCACTGGAGACTCTGGCTATTATAATGTTTAAGCAGCCTATAACACGAGCTGAAATAGAAGCTATAAGAGGTGTAAATACAGAAAAGGCTCTTGTAACCTTACAGGAGCGGAACCTTATATTTGAAAAAGATAGACTAAATGTTCCGGGAAGACCTATACTCTACGCAACAACTGATTATTGCATGGAGTACTTTGGCTTGGAAAGTATAGATGATGTAAAAAAAGCAGTTGAAAATACTTTGCAAAAAAAAAGAATAAAAAATTTAATTTAA
- a CDS encoding DUF6917 domain-containing protein: MGDPYKDKMFKSNPYAKKKPLKGNLVVVLDGKYENRGLNLIQQPSRCLAANDVHEMILTDEDKKPGEVVNKIAYIGFFAVKESAVIVAGDEVKINGEIIGKIAGFDETHMPNHYNIVIYGKDRISGNERNLNLDDEVIIG, encoded by the coding sequence ATGGGAGATCCTTATAAGGATAAAATGTTTAAGTCAAATCCATATGCCAAGAAAAAACCCTTAAAGGGAAATCTTGTTGTGGTGCTAGACGGAAAATATGAAAACCGCGGCCTAAATCTTATTCAACAGCCATCAAGATGTCTTGCCGCAAATGACGTGCATGAAATGATTTTAACAGATGAAGACAAGAAACCCGGAGAAGTAGTAAATAAAATTGCATACATAGGTTTTTTTGCCGTTAAGGAAAGTGCAGTCATTGTTGCAGGTGACGAAGTTAAAATTAACGGAGAGATCATCGGGAAGATTGCAGGATTTGATGAGACGCACATGCCTAACCATTACAATATCGTAATATATGGCAAGGATCGCATTTCCGGAAATGAAAGAAATCTTAACCTTGATGATGAAGTTATCATTGGTTAG
- a CDS encoding RidA family protein encodes MSFEKKLQEMGITLPEPPKPVAAYVPGVKVDKYIYTAGQIPFVGGELKYKGKAGKEVSVEEAYEAAKICALNCLSIVKSLAGSLDNVEKVVKVVGFVNSADGFNQQPKVINGASELIGEIFGEAGAHARSAVGVNQLPMDATCEVELIVKLK; translated from the coding sequence ATGTCTTTTGAAAAAAAATTGCAGGAAATGGGAATTACCTTACCTGAGCCACCGAAACCCGTAGCAGCATATGTTCCCGGCGTTAAAGTCGACAAATATATTTATACTGCCGGCCAGATACCTTTTGTAGGCGGCGAACTGAAGTACAAGGGCAAAGCTGGTAAAGAGGTATCGGTTGAAGAAGCTTATGAAGCGGCAAAGATATGTGCATTAAACTGCCTAAGTATTGTTAAGTCTTTGGCAGGCAGCCTTGATAATGTGGAAAAAGTAGTTAAAGTAGTTGGGTTTGTAAATAGTGCAGATGGATTCAACCAGCAGCCAAAAGTTATAAACGGTGCTTCTGAATTGATAGGCGAGATTTTCGGAGAAGCAGGAGCTCATGCTCGTTCAGCTGTTGGCGTAAATCAGCTCCCTATGGATGCTACTTGCGAAGTTGAGCTTATAGTAAAGTTAAAATAA
- a CDS encoding FAD-dependent oxidoreductase — protein sequence MPKVVVIGGGWSGSGAALAAKKAGADVVLLERADMLLGTGLVGGIMRNNGRYTAAEEMIAMGGGELFQLMDKVSRHRNIEFPGHKHASLYDVALAEPAVKKALIDAGIEVHTESRVTDVEADGNKILAVVTDDGRKYEGDVFVECTGTAGPQVNCTKYGNGCAMCIYRCHSYGGRVSVAAKMGVKEMMAKKADGTYGAMSGSCKLLKESLSKEIVDKLNSTGVAVIPVPEHAREDAKILTKKACQQYALNEYVENVILLDTGHAKLMTPFFPLDNLRQIPGFENARYEDPYAGNLGNSIRYMAMSPRDNHLKTEGVENLFCGGEKAGPLVGHTEAICTGTLAGANAVRWAVGKELLEIPTELAVGDAIAYVKEQMKTEEGISKKYTFSGSVYFERMKQLGSYTIDIDAIKDRVEKAGMTNIFNQKII from the coding sequence ATGCCAAAAGTAGTTGTTATTGGTGGTGGCTGGTCTGGTTCAGGTGCTGCTTTGGCAGCAAAAAAAGCAGGTGCTGATGTAGTGCTTCTTGAAAGAGCTGATATGCTCTTAGGCACTGGCCTTGTGGGCGGAATCATGAGAAATAATGGAAGATATACAGCAGCTGAAGAAATGATAGCAATGGGCGGCGGCGAACTGTTCCAGTTGATGGACAAGGTTTCTCGACATAGAAATATTGAGTTTCCGGGACACAAGCATGCATCTTTATATGATGTGGCATTAGCCGAACCTGCGGTAAAGAAAGCGCTAATAGATGCCGGTATTGAAGTTCATACCGAAAGCAGGGTAACTGATGTAGAAGCTGACGGCAACAAAATTTTAGCTGTTGTAACTGATGATGGAAGAAAATATGAAGGCGATGTTTTTGTTGAGTGTACAGGTACTGCCGGTCCTCAAGTAAACTGCACAAAATACGGCAATGGCTGTGCCATGTGCATATACAGGTGCCATAGCTACGGAGGAAGAGTCAGTGTTGCAGCTAAAATGGGCGTAAAGGAAATGATGGCAAAGAAGGCCGACGGCACATATGGTGCAATGAGCGGATCGTGTAAACTCTTAAAAGAGTCGCTTTCAAAGGAGATCGTCGACAAGTTAAATAGTACAGGCGTTGCAGTTATACCGGTACCGGAACATGCTAGAGAAGATGCAAAAATCCTTACAAAAAAGGCATGCCAGCAATATGCACTCAATGAATATGTAGAAAATGTAATTTTACTTGACACAGGCCATGCAAAACTAATGACACCTTTCTTCCCCCTTGATAACTTACGGCAAATTCCCGGCTTTGAAAATGCTCGCTACGAGGATCCATATGCAGGAAACCTGGGAAATTCAATAAGATATATGGCAATGTCGCCCAGAGATAATCATCTAAAGACAGAAGGCGTAGAAAATCTCTTCTGCGGCGGAGAAAAAGCAGGACCATTAGTAGGCCATACAGAAGCTATTTGCACAGGCACTTTAGCAGGAGCTAACGCAGTTCGTTGGGCAGTAGGCAAGGAGTTGCTGGAGATCCCGACAGAACTTGCCGTAGGTGATGCCATAGCTTATGTTAAGGAACAAATGAAGACTGAGGAAGGCATATCCAAGAAATATACTTTTTCAGGCTCTGTGTATTTTGAACGGATGAAACAACTGGGTTCTTATACAATAGATATAGATGCAATTAAAGATAGGGTAGAAAAAGCAGGAATGACAAATATTTTCAATCAAAAGATCATATAA
- a CDS encoding FCD domain-containing protein, with the protein MLHEKQRLLFFILKIIDNSKETPVGSGYIRNMLKLQGFDVSEATIGRMLKEMDFEGYTEKIGFKGRNLTPKGKEKLEELEHENTINRYGKELMKAIKGTGKQELIDMLIARKAIESQLAKLAAMYATYDEIEKMKKVIERQRVHVEEGVSIAEDDVEFHKLIAKAARNKVLDAAMDLIRQHGQLSPMLEYIRKEVKGSVLLEHENIFKAIAARKPAQAEKAMIRHIERLENDVRKYWENFYEENSQTGNSDIV; encoded by the coding sequence ATGCTACACGAAAAGCAGCGATTGCTGTTTTTTATATTAAAAATTATCGATAATTCAAAAGAAACTCCAGTAGGGTCAGGCTATATACGCAATATGCTAAAATTGCAAGGGTTTGACGTAAGTGAAGCCACTATCGGCAGAATGCTAAAAGAAATGGACTTTGAAGGATATACTGAAAAGATTGGATTTAAGGGACGCAATTTAACGCCAAAAGGCAAGGAAAAGCTAGAGGAACTCGAACACGAAAATACAATCAACCGATATGGGAAAGAGTTAATGAAAGCGATAAAAGGAACAGGCAAACAAGAACTTATTGATATGCTTATTGCGCGAAAGGCGATAGAAAGTCAGCTTGCAAAGCTTGCTGCAATGTATGCTACCTATGATGAAATTGAAAAAATGAAAAAGGTTATTGAAAGGCAGCGCGTTCACGTAGAAGAAGGAGTTTCTATAGCTGAAGATGATGTGGAATTTCATAAACTTATAGCCAAGGCTGCAAGAAATAAAGTTTTGGATGCCGCGATGGATCTCATAAGACAGCACGGCCAGCTTTCACCTATGTTAGAGTATATAAGAAAAGAAGTAAAAGGTTCGGTGCTTTTAGAGCATGAAAATATTTTTAAGGCTATTGCCGCAAGAAAACCTGCTCAAGCAGAAAAAGCTATGATACGCCATATTGAAAGACTTGAAAATGATGTTAGAAAGTACTGGGAAAATTTTTATGAGGAAAATAGTCAAACCGGTAATAGCGATATCGTTTAG